Proteins found in one Maridesulfovibrio sp. genomic segment:
- the aprB gene encoding adenylyl-sulfate reductase subunit beta yields MPTFVNPEKCDGCKGGEKTACMYICPNDLMILDPEEMRAYNQEPEGCWECYSCVKICPQGAIEARPYGDFAPMGGTSIPMRSAEDIMWTVKFRNGNVKRFKFPIRTTAEGSIKPYEGKPEPGDLDSELLFTETELAKPKEVLGQKFDVADADKTTAWKDLD; encoded by the coding sequence ATGCCGACCTTTGTCAATCCGGAAAAGTGTGATGGCTGTAAAGGTGGCGAAAAGACCGCCTGCATGTACATCTGCCCTAACGATCTGATGATCCTGGATCCCGAAGAAATGCGGGCTTACAACCAGGAACCCGAAGGATGCTGGGAGTGTTACTCCTGCGTTAAAATTTGTCCCCAGGGCGCTATCGAAGCACGTCCCTACGGTGACTTCGCACCCATGGGCGGTACTTCTATCCCCATGCGTTCCGCTGAAGACATCATGTGGACCGTTAAATTCCGTAATGGAAACGTAAAACGCTTCAAGTTCCCCATCCGCACTACCGCTGAAGGTTCTATCAAACCTTATGAAGGTAAACCCGAGCCGGGCGATCTCGACAGCGAACTCCTCTTCACCGAAACTGAACTGGCTAAGCCCAAAGAAGTTCTCGGACAGAAGTTTGACGTTGCTGATGCTGACAAGACCACAGCTTGGAAGGATCTGGATTAA